From a region of the Constantimarinum furrinae genome:
- a CDS encoding ABC transporter permease, giving the protein MLRLLNIELQKLKYNRSAKIISIVYFALICFIAFIVSIEFDFGGVKFRVADQGIFNFPFIWHFNTWVAAWLKIFFAIVIVSIVSNEYSYRTLKQNLIDGLSKREFLTSKILTVILFTVISTIFLFIVTMILSLIFSDYNEVSIIFSDMQYMGAYFLKLLCFFSFCMFLAFWVKRSAFALGFLGLWQVIEGLIAILFQYIKVKTEVNLFETVYNYLPLNAMSDLISEPFTRFGAVQSAATQLGESFDKNYDVPLLSVGICIVWTGLFIYWSYAILKRRDL; this is encoded by the coding sequence ATGCTACGACTACTCAACATAGAACTTCAGAAACTTAAATATAACAGATCGGCAAAAATAATATCTATCGTCTATTTTGCGCTTATCTGTTTTATCGCCTTTATCGTATCCATTGAATTCGATTTCGGAGGCGTGAAATTTCGCGTTGCCGATCAGGGAATCTTTAATTTTCCATTTATATGGCATTTTAATACCTGGGTGGCAGCCTGGCTTAAAATATTCTTTGCTATTGTGATCGTCTCCATTGTTTCTAACGAATATAGTTATAGAACTCTAAAACAAAACCTGATCGACGGTCTGAGTAAGCGGGAATTTCTCACTTCAAAAATTCTTACCGTGATACTGTTTACAGTGATATCGACTATATTTCTGTTTATTGTCACCATGATCCTCAGTCTTATTTTTTCCGATTATAATGAAGTCTCGATCATTTTCAGCGATATGCAGTATATGGGCGCTTACTTTTTAAAATTATTGTGTTTCTTCAGTTTCTGTATGTTCCTTGCTTTTTGGGTAAAACGCTCTGCGTTTGCGTTAGGCTTTTTGGGACTTTGGCAGGTGATTGAAGGTCTCATAGCGATCCTGTTTCAGTATATAAAAGTAAAGACTGAAGTCAATCTCTTTGAAACGGTTTATAATTATCTACCACTCAATGCAATGTCCGATCTTATTTCTGAACCCTTCACAAGATTCGGTGCTGTACAATCTGCAGCCACCCAACTGGGAGAGAGCTTCGATAAGAACTATGATGTTCCGCTATTGAGTGTAGGGATTTGTATCGTTTGGACCGGTCTGTTTATTTATTGGTCTTATGCAATCCTGAAAAGACGGGATTTATAA
- a CDS encoding ABC transporter ATP-binding protein, which produces MNTILTLTNLTKRFGPITAVDDLSFTIEKGNVYGILGPNGSGKSTTLGIVLNVVNRTAGSYHWFDGSDSTHNALKKVGAIIERPNFYPYMTAVQNLNLVCKIKEVSSQKIEEKLEIVGLLDRKNSKFSTFSLGMKQRLAIASALLNDPEILILDEPTNGLDPQGIHQIREIIKKIASEGTTILLASHLLDEVEKVCSHVVILRKGRSLYTGSVDGMNASHGFFILQSEDPDQLEAALQGHPSFGTIKREGETITVYLNQPMDASELNKMLFERGITLSHLVKRKESLEEQFLEITKNLN; this is translated from the coding sequence GTGAATACCATCCTTACGCTTACTAATCTCACTAAACGATTTGGCCCCATTACCGCAGTAGACGATCTCTCTTTCACTATCGAAAAAGGTAATGTCTACGGTATTTTAGGACCTAATGGAAGTGGCAAATCTACGACGCTGGGAATCGTTCTCAATGTTGTAAACAGAACAGCCGGCTCCTATCACTGGTTTGATGGCTCAGATTCTACGCATAACGCCTTAAAGAAAGTAGGCGCTATAATTGAACGCCCAAACTTTTACCCTTATATGACGGCGGTTCAGAACCTCAATCTGGTTTGCAAGATCAAAGAGGTTTCTTCCCAAAAAATTGAAGAAAAACTCGAAATAGTGGGTTTACTCGACCGTAAGAACAGTAAGTTCAGCACCTTTTCCTTGGGAATGAAACAAAGGTTGGCCATCGCTTCAGCACTACTCAACGACCCCGAAATACTTATTCTGGATGAGCCTACCAACGGACTCGATCCACAAGGGATACATCAAATTCGTGAGATCATTAAAAAGATCGCTTCTGAAGGAACAACGATTCTCCTTGCCTCTCACCTGCTTGATGAGGTTGAAAAAGTTTGCAGCCATGTGGTGATCCTTCGCAAAGGAAGGAGTCTGTATACGGGAAGCGTAGACGGAATGAATGCGAGTCACGGATTTTTTATTTTACAAAGCGAAGATCCCGATCAATTGGAAGCTGCACTACAGGGTCATCCCTCTTTTGGGACCATTAAACGGGAAGGTGAAACAATAACGGTTTATCTCAATCAACCTATGGACGCTTCAGAACTTAACAAAATGCTTTTTGAACGCGGAATTACCTTATCACATCTTGTTAAACGAAAAGAAAGTCTGGAAGAGCAATTCCTTGAAATTACCAAAAACCTCAACTAA
- a CDS encoding nucleoid-associated protein has product MINLYSTHISTLSIHRVGNKSRNESILLSKEPFKFDDELTPLLKEYFLKPFREKEENYYQFSHETDLEFHELFTIVSEIFSNPETIHEQSKKITKYLFDQSMHPHIKSGEVYVAYLENLQLDNEKVDAVGIFKSELKQDFLQFSESENQLEASLQQGVNLNKLDKGCLIFNVKKEEGYKVLSVDSNRYDARYWLENFLGVDAFEDDNFFTKKYLKFCQDFAKDVVFPAEDKKEEVMFMNRAVNHFAKNDTFEESSFVNEVIENPALIPEFAHYKTEKAPKYSIEDLTTFPIANTAVTAARKKIKNVINLDTNIQIKMDFINSESAEKFVEKGWDEEKQMYYYLVYFNREQKS; this is encoded by the coding sequence ATGATCAATTTATATTCTACGCATATTTCGACTTTGTCTATTCACAGAGTAGGAAACAAAAGCAGAAACGAATCCATTTTACTTTCTAAAGAGCCTTTTAAATTTGATGATGAACTTACGCCGCTTTTAAAGGAATATTTTCTGAAACCCTTTCGTGAAAAAGAAGAGAATTACTATCAGTTTTCACACGAAACCGATCTCGAATTTCATGAATTGTTTACCATAGTTTCTGAAATTTTTTCCAATCCTGAAACAATTCACGAGCAAAGTAAAAAGATCACCAAGTACCTCTTCGACCAATCCATGCACCCACATATAAAGAGCGGTGAAGTGTATGTAGCGTATTTGGAGAATCTTCAGTTAGACAATGAAAAGGTCGACGCAGTAGGAATATTTAAATCGGAGTTAAAACAGGATTTTCTTCAGTTTTCAGAATCTGAAAATCAGTTGGAAGCTTCCCTCCAACAAGGGGTAAACCTCAACAAACTCGATAAGGGGTGCCTCATCTTTAACGTTAAAAAGGAAGAAGGTTATAAGGTACTTTCGGTAGACAGTAATCGGTATGATGCGCGATATTGGCTGGAGAATTTTCTTGGAGTTGACGCTTTTGAAGATGATAATTTCTTCACCAAAAAATACTTAAAATTTTGTCAGGATTTTGCTAAAGATGTGGTTTTTCCTGCTGAAGACAAAAAAGAAGAAGTAATGTTCATGAACCGGGCCGTAAATCATTTTGCTAAGAACGACACCTTTGAAGAATCTTCCTTCGTAAATGAAGTGATCGAAAATCCGGCTCTCATCCCGGAATTTGCACATTACAAAACTGAAAAGGCCCCTAAATACAGTATAGAAGACCTAACCACCTTCCCTATTGCCAATACGGCTGTAACTGCTGCGCGTAAGAAAATAAAGAATGTTATAAATCTGGATACCAACATTCAGATCAAAATGGATTTTATCAATTCGGAAAGTGCGGAAAAATTCGTAGAAAAGGGCTGGGATGAAGAAAAGCAGATGTATTATTACCTGGTCTATTTTAACCGAGAGCAGAAAAGCTGA
- a CDS encoding IS1096 element passenger TnpR family protein, translating to MIYRFRIILDAHEDVFRDIEIEADNTLEDFHNVITQSFGFGGQEMASFYISNEQWEEGDEIALFDMSEQEEEVRVMGETLLEDVVDEEQTKLIYVYDFLNMWTFLVELAEITEPADGTSYPNLMFAHGQIPDEAPEKEFIAEAPEGEELDDDYDLDPEDYDSLDFDENWN from the coding sequence ATGATTTACCGTTTCCGAATAATCCTAGATGCACATGAAGATGTGTTCCGCGATATAGAGATTGAAGCCGATAACACCCTCGAAGATTTTCATAATGTGATTACGCAATCCTTTGGATTTGGCGGACAGGAAATGGCCTCCTTCTATATAAGTAATGAGCAATGGGAGGAAGGCGACGAGATCGCTTTATTCGATATGAGTGAACAGGAAGAAGAAGTTCGTGTTATGGGAGAAACACTATTGGAAGATGTGGTGGATGAAGAACAAACTAAATTGATCTATGTTTACGATTTTCTGAATATGTGGACATTTCTGGTCGAATTAGCCGAAATCACCGAACCTGCCGATGGCACCTCCTACCCCAATTTAATGTTTGCTCACGGCCAGATTCCCGATGAGGCCCCGGAAAAAGAGTTTATAGCCGAAGCTCCGGAAGGCGAAGAACTCGATGATGATTACGACCTCGATCCGGAGGATTACGACAGTCTCGATTTCGACGAAAACTGGAACTGA